Proteins found in one Pseudomonas marvdashtae genomic segment:
- the rplT gene encoding 50S ribosomal protein L20: protein MARVKRGVIARKRHKKILKLAKGYYGARSRVFRVAKQAVIKAGQYAYRDRRQKKRQFRALWIARINAGARVNGLSYSRFIAGLKKASIEIDRKVLADLAVNEKAAFAAIVEKAKATLA from the coding sequence ATGGCTCGTGTAAAGCGTGGCGTCATTGCCCGTAAGCGTCACAAAAAAATTCTGAAACTTGCTAAAGGCTACTACGGCGCGCGTTCCCGCGTATTCCGTGTTGCCAAGCAAGCGGTAATCAAGGCAGGCCAATACGCCTACCGTGACCGTCGTCAGAAAAAACGTCAGTTCCGCGCTCTGTGGATCGCTCGTATCAACGCTGGTGCTCGTGTTAACGGTCTGTCCTACAGCCGTTTCATCGCTGGCCTGAAAAAAGCGTCCATCGAGATCGACCGTAAGGTTCTGGCTGATCTGGCAGTGAACGAAAAAGCGGCGTTTGCTGCGATTGTCGAGAAAGCTAAAGCCACCTTGGCTTAA
- the ihfA gene encoding integration host factor subunit alpha, giving the protein MGALTKAEMAERLYEELGLNKREAKELVELFFEEIRHALEDNEQVKLSGFGNFDLRDKRQRPGRNPKTGEEIPITARRVVTFRPGQKLKARVEAYAGTKS; this is encoded by the coding sequence ATGGGGGCTCTGACGAAAGCTGAGATGGCGGAACGTCTGTATGAGGAGTTGGGCCTGAATAAACGGGAGGCCAAAGAATTGGTCGAACTGTTTTTCGAAGAAATCAGGCACGCTCTCGAAGACAACGAACAGGTCAAATTGTCCGGTTTCGGCAATTTCGACCTTCGGGACAAACGTCAGCGGCCTGGCCGCAATCCGAAAACGGGAGAAGAAATCCCGATCACGGCTCGCCGTGTGGTCACCTTTCGTCCAGGGCAGAAGTTGAAAGCCCGAGTTGAGGCTTATGCTGGAACCAAGTCATAA
- a CDS encoding nucleoside hydrolase, giving the protein MHRYAQKMHQLLRSLLLLSLITATSAQAAEKIDLIIDTDPGADDVVALLFALASPEELHIRALTTVAGNVRLDKTSRNARLAREWAGREEVPVYAGAPKPMMRTPIYAENIHGKEGLSGVTVHEPKKGLAQGNAVNYLIDTLKAAKPHSITIAMLGPQTNLALALIQEPDIAQGIKEVVIMGGAHFNGGNITPVAEFNLYADPQAAEVVAKSGLKLTYLPLDVTHKILTSEARLKQIAALNNNASKLVGDILNEYVKGDMEHYGMTGGPVHDATVIAYLLKPQLFTGRSVNLVVDSREGPTFGQTVVDWYDGLKAPKNAFWVKEGDAQGFFDLLTERLARLK; this is encoded by the coding sequence ATGCACCGCTATGCTCAGAAAATGCATCAACTGTTGCGGAGTCTGCTGCTTTTGTCATTGATCACGGCTACAAGCGCCCAGGCGGCGGAGAAAATCGATCTGATCATCGACACCGATCCTGGTGCCGACGACGTCGTTGCGTTGTTGTTTGCCCTGGCGTCTCCCGAAGAGCTGCATATCCGTGCCCTGACCACCGTGGCGGGCAACGTGCGGCTGGACAAGACTTCCCGCAACGCGCGCCTGGCCCGGGAATGGGCGGGGCGCGAGGAAGTACCGGTCTATGCGGGCGCGCCCAAGCCGATGATGCGCACGCCCATCTATGCGGAAAACATCCACGGTAAGGAAGGCCTGTCCGGCGTGACCGTGCATGAGCCGAAGAAGGGACTGGCCCAGGGCAACGCCGTCAATTACCTGATCGATACCCTCAAGGCCGCCAAGCCGCACAGCATCACCATCGCCATGCTCGGTCCGCAAACGAACCTGGCCCTGGCGTTGATCCAGGAGCCGGACATCGCCCAGGGCATCAAGGAAGTGGTGATCATGGGCGGTGCGCATTTCAATGGCGGCAACATCACCCCGGTGGCCGAATTCAATCTGTACGCCGATCCCCAGGCGGCGGAAGTGGTCGCCAAGAGTGGCCTGAAGCTGACCTATCTGCCGTTGGACGTGACCCATAAAATACTCACCAGCGAGGCGCGCCTGAAGCAGATCGCCGCGCTGAACAACAACGCCAGCAAGTTGGTCGGCGACATCCTCAACGAGTACGTGAAGGGCGACATGGAGCACTACGGCATGACAGGCGGGCCGGTGCATGACGCGACGGTGATTGCCTACCTGCTGAAGCCGCAATTGTTTACCGGCCGCTCGGTCAACCTGGTGGTGGACAGCCGCGAAGGTCCGACTTTCGGGCAGACCGTGGTCGACTGGTATGACGGCTTGAAGGCACCCAAGAATGCTTTCTGGGTGAAGGAGGGCGATGCCCAGGGTTTCTTCGACTTGTTGACCGAGCGATTGGCGCGTCTCAAGTAG
- the rbsD gene encoding D-ribose pyranase, which translates to MKKTPLLNIALSRLIASLGHGDKVVIGDAGLPVPPGVELIDLALTHGVPDFVSTLKVVLSEMQVESHVLAEEILDKQPSALATLEALHAEGALGARELVRHEQFKILSRQARAIIRTGECSPYCNVVLIAGVTF; encoded by the coding sequence ATGAAAAAGACTCCGTTGCTGAACATCGCCTTGTCGCGGCTGATCGCCTCCCTCGGTCATGGCGACAAGGTAGTCATCGGTGACGCCGGGCTTCCCGTGCCGCCAGGGGTCGAATTGATCGACCTGGCGCTGACCCATGGCGTCCCAGACTTCGTCAGTACCTTGAAGGTGGTGCTCAGCGAGATGCAGGTCGAAAGCCACGTACTGGCTGAAGAGATCCTTGATAAACAACCGTCGGCCCTGGCCACGCTGGAGGCGCTGCATGCCGAAGGCGCGTTGGGCGCACGGGAACTGGTCCGCCACGAGCAGTTCAAGATCCTTAGCCGACAGGCGCGGGCGATTATTCGCACGGGAGAGTGTTCTCCGTACTGCAACGTGGTGCTGATCGCCGGCGTCACGTTCTAA
- the rbsK gene encoding ribokinase, with the protein MPAKVVVIGSLNMDLVTRAPRLPRGGETLIGESFSTIPGGKGANQAVAAARLGAQVSMVGCVGGDAYGEQLRGALLAEGIDCQAVRVVEGSSGVALIVVDDNSQNAIVIVAGANGALTAEVLDGVDEVLQHADVIICQLEVPDATVGHALKRARELGKIVILNPAPASHTLPADWYACVDYLIPNESEAAVLSGLAVDSLETAEGAATQLIAAGACKVIVTLGAQGLMFANGTSFEHFPAPRVKAVDTTAAGDTFVGGFAAALASGKNELEAIRFGQVAAALSVTRAGAQPSIPSLQEVQAFES; encoded by the coding sequence ATGCCAGCAAAAGTAGTGGTGATAGGCAGCCTGAACATGGACCTGGTGACCCGGGCGCCGCGTCTGCCTCGTGGTGGTGAAACGCTGATCGGAGAATCGTTCTCCACTATCCCGGGTGGCAAGGGCGCCAACCAGGCGGTGGCCGCCGCGCGCCTGGGGGCGCAAGTGTCCATGGTCGGTTGCGTGGGCGGCGATGCCTATGGCGAGCAATTGCGCGGCGCGCTGTTGGCCGAGGGTATTGATTGCCAGGCAGTCCGCGTGGTGGAAGGTTCCAGCGGTGTTGCGCTGATCGTGGTCGATGACAACAGCCAGAATGCGATTGTTATCGTCGCTGGTGCCAACGGTGCGCTTACCGCCGAAGTCCTGGACGGTGTCGATGAAGTATTGCAGCACGCCGACGTGATCATCTGCCAGCTTGAAGTGCCGGATGCCACGGTGGGCCACGCCCTCAAGCGCGCCCGTGAGTTGGGCAAGATCGTCATCCTCAACCCCGCGCCGGCTTCCCATACATTGCCGGCCGACTGGTACGCCTGCGTCGATTACCTGATTCCCAACGAAAGCGAGGCAGCGGTGCTGAGCGGATTAGCGGTGGATTCCCTGGAAACCGCCGAAGGCGCCGCGACACAGTTGATCGCCGCTGGCGCCTGCAAGGTGATCGTGACCCTGGGTGCCCAAGGATTGATGTTTGCCAACGGCACGAGCTTCGAACACTTCCCCGCACCGCGGGTCAAGGCGGTCGATACCACGGCGGCCGGCGATACGTTTGTCGGTGGGTTCGCGGCTGCCTTGGCCAGTGGCAAGAATGAGCTCGAGGCCATTCGTTTCGGCCAGGTCGCCGCTGCGTTGTCGGTTACCCGCGCTGGCGCGCAACCCTCCATACCGTCACTGCAGGAAGTACAGGCGTTCGAATCATGA
- a CDS encoding cold-shock protein, with the protein MSNRQTGTVKWFNDEKGFGFITPTGGGDDLFVHFKAIESDGFKSLKEGQTVSFVAEKGQKGMQAAQVRPE; encoded by the coding sequence ATGTCTAATCGCCAAACCGGCACCGTTAAATGGTTCAACGATGAAAAAGGCTTCGGCTTCATCACTCCTACAGGTGGCGGTGACGACCTGTTCGTACACTTCAAAGCTATCGAAAGCGACGGTTTCAAAAGCCTGAAAGAAGGCCAGACCGTTTCCTTCGTGGCTGAGAAAGGCCAAAAGGGTATGCAAGCTGCACAGGTTCGCCCAGAGTAA
- the pheS gene encoding phenylalanine--tRNA ligase subunit alpha codes for MENLDALVAQALEAVQSAEDINALEQIRVHYLGKKGELTQVMKTLGNLPAEERPQVGALINVAKERVTEVLNARKALFEEAGLAAKLAAESIDVTLPGRGQTSGGLHPVTRTLERIEQFFTHIGYGIAEGPEVEDDYHNFEALNIPGHHPARSMHDTFYFNANMLLRTHTSPVQVRTMESQQPPIRIVCPGRVYRSDSDITHSPMFHQVEGLLVDRDINFADLKGTIEEFLRVFFEKELAVRFRPSYFPFTEPSAEVDMECVMCSGKGCRVCKQTGWLEVMGCGMVHPNVLRMSGIDPEEFSGFAFGMGVERLAMLRYGVNDLRLFFDNDLRFLAQFR; via the coding sequence ATGGAAAACCTGGACGCGCTGGTCGCTCAAGCACTAGAGGCTGTGCAAAGCGCTGAAGATATCAATGCCCTGGAGCAAATCCGGGTTCACTACCTTGGCAAGAAAGGCGAGTTGACTCAGGTGATGAAGACCCTGGGGAACCTGCCGGCCGAAGAGCGTCCGCAGGTCGGTGCGCTGATCAACGTCGCCAAGGAACGTGTCACAGAGGTTCTCAATGCACGCAAGGCGCTGTTCGAGGAGGCCGGTCTGGCCGCCAAGCTCGCCGCCGAATCCATTGACGTGACCCTGCCTGGCCGTGGCCAGACTTCCGGTGGGCTGCATCCGGTTACCCGGACCCTGGAACGCATCGAGCAATTCTTCACCCACATTGGCTACGGCATCGCCGAAGGCCCCGAGGTCGAAGACGATTATCATAACTTCGAGGCGCTCAACATCCCTGGCCACCACCCGGCCCGGTCGATGCACGACACCTTCTATTTCAACGCGAACATGCTGTTGCGCACCCATACCTCGCCGGTACAGGTCCGCACCATGGAATCGCAGCAGCCGCCGATCCGCATCGTCTGCCCAGGCCGTGTGTACCGCAGCGACTCCGATATCACCCACTCGCCGATGTTCCACCAGGTCGAAGGCCTGCTGGTTGATCGCGACATCAATTTCGCCGACCTGAAAGGCACCATCGAGGAGTTCCTGCGGGTGTTCTTCGAGAAAGAGTTGGCCGTGCGTTTCCGCCCTTCATACTTCCCGTTCACCGAGCCATCGGCCGAAGTCGATATGGAGTGCGTGATGTGCAGCGGCAAAGGCTGCCGTGTCTGCAAGCAGACTGGCTGGCTGGAAGTCATGGGCTGCGGCATGGTTCATCCGAACGTGCTGCGCATGTCCGGGATCGATCCGGAAGAATTCTCGGGCTTTGCCTTCGGCATGGGCGTCGAACGCCTGGCCATGCTCCGTTACGGTGTGAATGACTTGCGCCTGTTCTTCGACAACGACTTGCGGTTCCTTGCGCAATTTCGCTAG
- a CDS encoding MerR family transcriptional regulator, with translation MLEPSHNDELPVIPGKRYFTIGEVSELCAVKPHVLRYWEQEFPQLNPVKRRGNRRYYQRQDVLMIRQIRALLYDQGFTIGGARLRLSGDEAKDDTTQYKQMIRQMIAELEDVLVVLKK, from the coding sequence ATGCTGGAACCAAGTCATAACGACGAACTACCCGTCATCCCGGGCAAACGCTACTTCACCATCGGTGAAGTCAGCGAGCTGTGTGCGGTAAAACCGCACGTGCTGCGCTATTGGGAGCAGGAGTTTCCTCAACTCAACCCGGTCAAGCGCCGCGGAAACCGCCGGTATTATCAGCGACAAGACGTTCTGATGATCCGGCAGATCCGCGCGCTGCTATATGACCAGGGGTTCACCATCGGCGGCGCACGCCTGCGCCTCTCCGGTGATGAGGCCAAAGACGATACAACCCAGTACAAACAAATGATCCGCCAGATGATCGCCGAGCTCGAAGATGTGCTGGTGGTGCTCAAGAAATAA
- a CDS encoding I78 family peptidase inhibitor: protein MPWKLASLSTLLAAALLSGCSSTSESPPEPVASDTGDSRCEAKAAEFAIGKQASPQLLEQARSRAGAQYARILKPNDMVTLEYRSDRLNLNTDAGLVVNRVSCG from the coding sequence ATGCCTTGGAAGCTTGCGTCATTGAGTACTTTGCTGGCCGCTGCGCTCTTGAGCGGTTGCAGCAGCACCTCTGAGTCGCCCCCTGAGCCTGTGGCGTCCGATACCGGCGATAGCCGCTGTGAAGCAAAGGCAGCCGAGTTCGCAATCGGCAAGCAGGCTTCGCCCCAATTGCTGGAGCAGGCAAGGTCCCGTGCAGGCGCGCAGTATGCGCGTATCCTCAAGCCCAACGACATGGTCACGCTTGAGTACCGTTCCGATCGCCTGAACCTCAATACCGATGCCGGCCTGGTGGTCAATCGAGTGAGCTGCGGCTGA
- the rpmI gene encoding 50S ribosomal protein L35 yields MPKMKTKSGAAKRFLKTANGIKHKHAFKSHILTKMSTKRKRQLRGSSLLHPSDVAKVKRMLRLC; encoded by the coding sequence ATGCCAAAGATGAAAACGAAAAGTGGTGCTGCTAAGCGGTTTCTGAAAACTGCTAACGGTATCAAGCATAAACACGCTTTCAAGAGCCACATCCTGACCAAAATGTCGACCAAGCGTAAGCGTCAGCTGCGCGGTAGCAGCTTGCTGCACCCGTCCGACGTTGCAAAAGTCAAGCGTATGCTGCGCCTTTGCTAA
- the infC gene encoding translation initiation factor IF-3, which produces MIIKREMRQDKRAAPKAPINENISAREVRLIGAEGEQLGIVSIEDALLKAEEAKLDLVEISADAVPPVCKLMDYGKSIFEKKKQVAAAKKNQKQIQVKEIKFRPGTEEGDYQVKLRNLVRFLSDGDRAKVSLRFRGREMAHQELGMELLKRVEQDLLEYGSVEQHPKMEGRQLIMVIAPKKKK; this is translated from the coding sequence ATTATTATTAAGCGTGAAATGAGACAAGATAAACGAGCTGCACCGAAAGCCCCGATCAACGAGAATATCTCGGCACGCGAGGTTCGGTTAATTGGTGCTGAAGGTGAACAGCTTGGGATTGTGTCAATTGAAGACGCGCTTCTTAAGGCTGAAGAGGCCAAACTGGATCTGGTGGAAATTTCCGCCGATGCAGTACCCCCTGTTTGCAAACTGATGGACTACGGCAAATCGATCTTCGAAAAGAAGAAGCAGGTTGCCGCTGCAAAGAAAAACCAGAAGCAGATTCAGGTAAAAGAAATCAAGTTTCGTCCAGGGACGGAGGAAGGGGATTACCAGGTAAAACTGCGCAACCTGGTACGTTTCCTGAGTGACGGGGACAGGGCCAAGGTATCCTTGCGATTCCGCGGCCGTGAGATGGCCCACCAGGAGCTGGGGATGGAACTCCTCAAGCGGGTTGAACAAGACCTGCTCGAGTACGGTTCGGTCGAACAGCATCCTAAGATGGAAGGACGCCAGCTGATCATGGTCATCGCCCCGAAAAAGAAGAAGTAA
- the pheT gene encoding phenylalanine--tRNA ligase subunit beta, protein MKFSEQWLRGWVSPQVSQDELVARLSMAGLEVDSVTSAAGAFSGVVVGEVLSTEQHPDADKLRVCQVSNGAQTFQVVCGAPNVRPGLKIPFAMIGAELPGDFKIKKAKLRGVESNGMLCSQAELQVGEGNDGLMELPADAPVGQDIRQYLGLDDASIEVDLTPNRGDCLSVAGLAREVGALYAASVTRPVVAPVPAVHDEVRPVEVLAPAACPRYLGRVIRNVDLSKPTPLWMVERLRRSDVRSIDAAVDITNYVMLELGQPLHAFDLAEINGGIRVRMADEGEKLVLLDGQEVTLRSDTLVIADHTRALAIAGVMGGEHSGVSTTTRDVFLESAFFDQIAVAGKARSYGLHTDASHRYERGVDWQLAREAMERATGLLLEITGGEAGPIIETVSEQHLPKIAPVTLRAQRITQMLGMAMDPTEVERLLSALGLTIRADGEGQWRVEVPSHRFDISLEVDLIEELARLYGYNRLPVRYPQARLAPQAKAEARSDLPELRRLLVARGYQEAITYSFIDPRQFELFNPGVAPLLLANPISNDMAAMRSSLWPGLVKSLQHNLNRQQDRVRLFESGLRFVGQLDGLKQESMLAGVVCGSRLPEGWAQGRDVVDFFDIKADVEAVLGFAGALDAFTFVPGKHPALHPGQTARIERDGREVGYVGAIHPELSKTLGLDRPVFVFELVLAEVAQGKMPKFQELSRFPEVRRDLALVADVGVASSAVLAVIRENAGEWLTDLRLFDVYQGKGIDPHRKSLAVGLTWQHPSRTLNDDEVNTATQNILTSLEHRLNATLRK, encoded by the coding sequence ATGAAATTCAGTGAACAGTGGCTGCGCGGCTGGGTAAGCCCGCAGGTAAGCCAGGACGAGCTGGTTGCTCGCCTGTCGATGGCCGGTCTTGAGGTCGATAGCGTCACGTCGGCCGCCGGTGCATTCAGCGGTGTGGTCGTGGGCGAGGTGCTGAGCACCGAACAGCACCCTGACGCTGACAAGCTGCGGGTTTGCCAGGTCAGCAACGGCGCGCAAACGTTCCAGGTGGTTTGTGGTGCGCCAAACGTGCGCCCCGGCTTGAAAATTCCGTTCGCGATGATCGGTGCCGAACTGCCGGGCGACTTCAAGATCAAGAAAGCCAAGCTGCGCGGCGTCGAGTCCAACGGCATGTTGTGCTCCCAGGCTGAACTGCAGGTTGGCGAAGGCAATGATGGCTTGATGGAGCTTCCGGCCGATGCGCCGGTTGGCCAGGACATCCGCCAATACCTGGGCCTGGACGATGCGAGCATCGAGGTCGACCTGACACCGAACCGTGGCGACTGCCTGTCGGTGGCCGGCCTGGCCCGTGAAGTCGGCGCCTTGTATGCCGCGTCGGTCACGCGTCCCGTGGTCGCGCCGGTCCCCGCCGTGCATGACGAAGTGCGTCCGGTCGAAGTCCTGGCGCCAGCGGCGTGCCCGCGCTACCTGGGTCGAGTGATCCGTAACGTCGACCTGTCCAAGCCGACGCCGCTGTGGATGGTCGAGCGCCTGCGTCGCTCCGACGTGCGCAGCATCGACGCGGCTGTCGACATCACCAACTACGTGATGCTTGAGTTGGGCCAACCGCTGCACGCCTTCGATCTTGCCGAAATCAACGGCGGCATTCGCGTGCGCATGGCCGACGAAGGCGAGAAGCTGGTGCTGCTCGACGGTCAGGAAGTGACCCTGCGCAGCGATACGCTGGTGATTGCCGACCATACCCGCGCCCTGGCGATTGCCGGCGTGATGGGTGGCGAGCACAGTGGCGTCTCCACGACCACCCGCGACGTGTTCCTTGAAAGCGCGTTCTTCGACCAGATCGCCGTTGCTGGCAAGGCTCGCTCGTACGGCCTGCACACCGATGCCTCGCACCGTTACGAGCGTGGCGTGGACTGGCAGCTCGCCCGTGAAGCCATGGAGCGTGCCACTGGCCTGCTGCTGGAAATCACCGGTGGCGAAGCCGGCCCGATCATCGAGACCGTCAGCGAACAGCACCTGCCCAAGATTGCACCGGTCACCCTGCGTGCCCAGCGCATCACCCAGATGCTGGGCATGGCAATGGACCCGACTGAAGTCGAGCGCCTGCTCAGCGCCCTGGGCCTGACCATCCGCGCGGACGGGGAAGGGCAGTGGCGCGTCGAAGTGCCAAGTCATCGTTTCGATATCAGCCTGGAAGTCGACCTGATCGAGGAGCTGGCTCGCCTGTACGGCTACAACCGCCTGCCGGTTCGCTATCCGCAAGCCCGCTTGGCCCCGCAAGCCAAGGCTGAAGCCCGTAGCGACCTGCCGGAACTGCGTCGCCTGCTGGTAGCTCGTGGGTATCAGGAAGCGATCACCTACAGCTTCATCGATCCACGCCAGTTCGAGCTGTTCAATCCGGGTGTCGCGCCGTTGTTGTTGGCGAACCCGATTTCCAACGACATGGCGGCTATGCGCTCATCCCTTTGGCCAGGCCTGGTCAAGTCGCTGCAGCACAACCTGAATCGTCAGCAGGATCGCGTACGCCTGTTCGAAAGCGGCCTGCGCTTCGTGGGTCAGCTGGACGGCTTGAAGCAAGAATCGATGCTCGCCGGTGTGGTCTGTGGCAGTCGCCTGCCGGAAGGCTGGGCGCAAGGTCGCGACGTCGTGGACTTCTTCGACATCAAGGCCGACGTGGAAGCAGTGCTGGGCTTCGCCGGCGCACTCGACGCGTTCACTTTCGTTCCGGGCAAGCATCCGGCGCTGCACCCTGGGCAAACCGCGCGCATCGAGCGGGACGGGCGTGAAGTTGGCTACGTGGGTGCCATTCATCCTGAACTGTCGAAAACCTTGGGCCTGGATCGTCCGGTCTTTGTTTTCGAGCTGGTCCTGGCTGAAGTCGCTCAAGGAAAAATGCCGAAATTCCAAGAGTTATCGCGCTTTCCTGAAGTGCGCCGTGACCTGGCCCTGGTGGCTGATGTGGGTGTCGCGTCCAGCGCTGTATTGGCGGTAATTCGTGAAAATGCAGGCGAATGGCTGACGGACCTCAGGCTATTTGACGTGTATCAGGGTAAAGGTATTGATCCGCATAGAAAAAGCCTTGCAGTCGGCTTGACCTGGCAGCATCCATCGCGCACTCTTAATGACGATGAGGTGAATACCGCAACGCAGAATATCCTCACCTCGCTCGAACACAGGTTGAACGCCACGTTAAGGAAGTGA
- the thrS gene encoding threonine--tRNA ligase: protein MPTITLPDGSQRSFDHPVSVAEVAASIGAGLAKATLAGKVNGKLVDASDVIDSDATLQIITPKDAEGLEIIRHSCAHLVGHAVKQLYPSAKMVIGPVIDEGFYYDIAFERPFTPDDMAAIEQRMQQLIEKDYDVIKKVTPRAEVIEVFKARGEDYKLRLVEDMPDEQAMGLYYHEEYVDMCRGPHVPNTRFLKSFKLTKLSGAYWRGDAKNEQLQRVYGTAWADKKQLAAYIQRIEEAEKRDHRKIGKRLGLFHTQEESPGMVFWHPNGWTLYQVLEQYMRQVQRENGYLEIKTPQVVDRSLWEKSGHWANYADNMFTTQSENRDYAIKPMNCPCHVQVFNQGLKSYRELPMRLAEFGACHRNEPSGALHGIMRVRAFTQDDAHIFCTEEQMQAESAAFIKLTMDVYRDFGFTEVEMKLSTRPEKRVGSDELWDRAEAALAAALDSAGLAYDLQPGEGAFYGPKIEFSLKDCLGRVWQCGTLQLDFNLPIRLGAEYVSEDNSRKHPVMLHRAILGSFERFVGILIEHYEGAFPAWLAPTQAVIMNITDKQADFAAEVEKTLNQSGFRAKSDLRNEKIGFKIREHTLLKVPFLLVIGDREVEMQTVAVRTREGADLGSMPVAEFAEFLAQAVSRRGRPDLE from the coding sequence ATGCCAACTATTACTCTTCCCGACGGCAGTCAACGTTCGTTCGATCATCCGGTTTCCGTAGCCGAAGTCGCCGCATCCATCGGCGCGGGCCTGGCCAAGGCCACCCTGGCCGGCAAGGTCAACGGCAAACTGGTCGATGCCAGCGACGTCATTGACAGCGATGCCACGCTGCAAATCATTACACCCAAGGATGCAGAGGGGCTGGAGATCATTCGCCACTCTTGCGCGCACCTGGTCGGTCATGCGGTCAAGCAGCTGTACCCGAGCGCGAAGATGGTCATCGGGCCGGTCATCGATGAAGGCTTCTATTATGACATCGCCTTCGAGCGTCCTTTTACCCCGGACGACATGGCCGCCATCGAACAGCGCATGCAACAGCTGATCGAGAAAGATTACGACGTCATCAAGAAAGTCACCCCGCGCGCCGAAGTCATCGAGGTCTTCAAGGCCCGTGGCGAGGACTACAAGTTGCGTCTGGTGGAAGACATGCCGGACGAGCAGGCCATGGGTCTGTACTACCACGAAGAATACGTCGACATGTGCCGCGGCCCGCACGTGCCGAACACGCGTTTCCTGAAATCCTTCAAGCTGACCAAGCTGTCCGGCGCCTACTGGCGTGGCGATGCGAAGAACGAGCAGTTGCAGCGCGTCTACGGCACGGCCTGGGCCGACAAGAAGCAACTGGCGGCCTACATCCAGCGAATCGAGGAGGCCGAAAAACGCGATCACCGCAAGATCGGCAAGCGCCTGGGCCTGTTCCACACCCAGGAAGAGTCCCCGGGCATGGTGTTCTGGCACCCGAACGGCTGGACCCTGTACCAGGTGCTCGAGCAGTACATGCGCCAGGTCCAGCGTGAGAACGGCTACCTTGAGATCAAGACGCCGCAGGTGGTCGACCGCAGCCTGTGGGAGAAATCCGGGCACTGGGCCAACTACGCCGACAACATGTTCACCACCCAGTCGGAAAACCGCGACTACGCCATCAAGCCGATGAACTGCCCTTGCCACGTGCAGGTGTTCAACCAGGGCTTGAAAAGCTACCGCGAGCTGCCGATGCGCCTGGCCGAGTTCGGTGCCTGCCATCGCAACGAGCCGTCGGGTGCACTGCACGGCATCATGCGTGTACGCGCATTTACCCAGGATGACGCGCACATTTTCTGCACCGAAGAGCAGATGCAGGCCGAATCCGCCGCCTTCATCAAGCTGACCATGGACGTCTATCGAGACTTCGGCTTCACCGAAGTAGAGATGAAGCTGTCCACTCGTCCGGAAAAGCGCGTTGGCTCCGACGAGCTGTGGGATCGCGCCGAAGCGGCCCTGGCCGCCGCCCTCGACAGCGCGGGCCTTGCGTACGATCTGCAACCGGGCGAGGGGGCTTTCTACGGTCCAAAGATCGAATTCTCGCTGAAAGATTGCCTTGGTCGCGTCTGGCAGTGTGGTACCCTGCAGCTCGATTTTAACCTGCCGATCCGTCTGGGCGCCGAATACGTGTCCGAAGACAACAGCCGCAAGCACCCGGTCATGCTTCACCGCGCGATTCTCGGTTCCTTCGAGCGTTTCGTCGGGATCCTGATCGAACACTACGAGGGCGCGTTCCCCGCGTGGCTGGCGCCGACCCAGGCAGTGATCATGAATATCACTGATAAACAGGCAGATTTTGCCGCTGAAGTCGAAAAAACTCTCAACCAAAGCGGATTTCGTGCCAAGTCCGACTTGAGAAATGAAAAGATCGGCTTTAAAATCCGCGAGCATACTTTGCTCAAGGTTCCCTTTCTCTTGGTTATCGGAGATCGGGAGGTCGAGATGCAGACTGTCGCTGTGCGTACTCGTGAAGGTGCTGACCTGGGCTCGATGCCCGTCGCCGAATTCGCTGAGTTCCTCGCGCAAGCGGTTTCCCGGCGTGGTCGCCCAGATTTGGAGTAA